Proteins encoded within one genomic window of Actinoplanes octamycinicus:
- a CDS encoding ATP-binding protein, with amino-acid sequence MIGRESELRRLARLASAREPAVAMIAGEPGIGKTRLVHELLGTVPAATVVLVGQAEPGSLSRPYEVLLDAIDGRPGVDEEQLAALADPRRSPVERLHVGLAVVAELIGDAPAVIVFEDLHWADSESAALFERIADQHGPRLLIGTYRPDEVSRRQPVAGLLARMERRHAVTHVRLNRLTPAQTAAMLAAATGAPAPLRAATALHHRTGGNPFFLEELLRALPGYDVEGLVEQPLPWSLADVLRRQVDDLDPVSHRIVEAATVLGHRIPFDLLADVTGSGEDELIAVLRDLVTRGVLVESGEDEFAFRHALVREAIADQMLGRQRRRLHEAALDILLRGGTSDPAMVAHHARGAGRYDDMITAARDGAVLYLSIGSAYQALQLAEMGLDEAPDDTALLASAARAAWLAGLLDDALRHGRRWRDLAGTATDRAESLYLLVRVAWEARATDEMRALTDDIETLIAQLPPGADQARAMTAIAQSATLRDELDAALLWSDRALALADEFDLPAVRLAALVEKGSMLADRPQTAADGRKILAGLVDEAEQAGEWVLAARALNALVQGEPPTSPAEHVAMLERMRVDAERAGFESLAEATYFQNRARLAIRAGDLGDAIAALENGREQDLSFRRRGRWADYHGVFLAGLYLEAGELDRVEQLITDLAALPNNPPTTIPGLAFHLACRRGDLSRAEALMDELIAAFDGQTWRSGEQAHDLISAALAAGLSQDRLDRLAGNLLDANVWDAFRTVTDAQLAEARGRHAEALDLYLAVAEAHILGPSTRGTVRVGAARCLLAADRRAEAAAQVESAASLLARWRGWRVVQLDQVRAQLGMAPADAAAAVTGPAALTPREREVAVLISDGLTNTELARRLYISPKTAAVHVSNILRKLGVSSRTEVGDLVGRR; translated from the coding sequence ATGATCGGGCGAGAGAGCGAGCTGCGCCGCCTGGCGCGGCTCGCCTCCGCGCGCGAGCCCGCGGTCGCGATGATCGCCGGGGAGCCGGGGATCGGCAAGACCCGGCTGGTGCACGAGCTGCTCGGCACCGTGCCGGCCGCGACGGTGGTGCTGGTCGGGCAGGCCGAGCCGGGTTCGCTGTCCCGGCCCTACGAGGTGCTGCTGGACGCCATCGACGGGCGGCCGGGGGTGGACGAGGAGCAGCTGGCCGCGCTCGCCGACCCGCGACGCAGCCCGGTCGAGCGGCTGCACGTCGGTCTCGCGGTCGTGGCCGAGTTGATCGGCGACGCGCCCGCGGTGATCGTCTTCGAGGACCTGCACTGGGCCGACTCGGAGAGCGCCGCGCTGTTCGAGCGGATCGCCGACCAGCACGGGCCGCGGCTGCTGATCGGGACGTACCGGCCGGACGAGGTGTCCCGCCGGCAGCCGGTGGCCGGGCTGCTGGCCCGGATGGAGCGGCGGCACGCGGTCACCCACGTCCGGCTCAACCGGCTCACCCCGGCGCAGACCGCGGCCATGCTGGCGGCCGCGACCGGTGCACCGGCGCCGCTGCGCGCCGCGACGGCGCTGCATCACCGCACCGGCGGCAACCCGTTCTTCCTGGAGGAGCTGCTGCGGGCCCTGCCGGGGTACGACGTGGAGGGCCTGGTCGAGCAGCCGCTGCCGTGGAGTCTCGCCGATGTGCTGCGCCGCCAGGTCGACGACCTCGACCCGGTCAGCCATCGGATCGTCGAGGCGGCCACCGTGCTCGGCCACCGGATCCCGTTCGACCTGCTCGCCGACGTGACCGGCAGCGGCGAGGACGAGTTGATCGCGGTGCTGCGCGACCTGGTCACCCGGGGTGTCCTGGTGGAGTCCGGGGAGGACGAGTTCGCCTTCCGGCACGCGCTGGTCCGCGAGGCGATCGCCGACCAGATGCTGGGCCGGCAGCGGCGGCGGCTGCACGAGGCCGCGCTGGACATCCTGCTGCGCGGCGGCACCTCCGACCCGGCCATGGTGGCGCACCACGCCCGCGGCGCCGGGCGGTACGACGACATGATCACCGCGGCCCGCGACGGCGCCGTGCTCTACCTGTCGATCGGCTCCGCCTACCAGGCGTTGCAGCTGGCCGAGATGGGTCTGGACGAGGCGCCCGACGACACCGCCCTGCTCGCCTCGGCGGCCCGGGCGGCGTGGCTGGCCGGGCTGCTCGACGACGCGCTGCGCCACGGGCGTCGCTGGCGGGATCTGGCCGGCACCGCCACCGACCGCGCCGAGTCGCTCTACCTGCTGGTCCGGGTCGCCTGGGAGGCCCGCGCGACCGACGAGATGCGGGCGCTCACCGACGACATCGAGACGCTGATCGCGCAGCTGCCGCCGGGCGCCGACCAGGCGCGCGCGATGACCGCGATCGCCCAGTCGGCCACCCTGCGCGACGAGCTGGACGCCGCGCTGCTCTGGTCGGACCGGGCGCTGGCGCTGGCCGACGAGTTCGACCTGCCGGCGGTGCGCCTGGCCGCGCTGGTGGAGAAGGGTTCGATGCTCGCCGACCGGCCGCAGACCGCCGCCGACGGCCGCAAGATCCTGGCCGGGCTGGTCGACGAGGCGGAGCAGGCCGGCGAGTGGGTGCTGGCCGCCCGGGCGCTGAACGCGCTGGTGCAGGGCGAGCCGCCGACGTCGCCGGCCGAGCACGTGGCGATGCTGGAGCGGATGCGGGTGGACGCCGAGCGGGCCGGGTTCGAGTCGCTGGCCGAGGCCACCTACTTCCAGAACCGGGCCCGGCTGGCGATCCGCGCCGGTGATCTCGGGGACGCGATCGCGGCCCTGGAGAACGGGCGCGAGCAGGACCTCAGTTTCCGGCGGCGTGGCCGGTGGGCGGACTATCACGGGGTCTTCCTGGCCGGGCTCTACCTGGAGGCCGGTGAGCTGGACCGGGTCGAGCAGCTGATCACCGACCTGGCGGCGCTGCCGAACAATCCGCCCACGACGATTCCCGGGCTCGCCTTCCACCTGGCCTGCCGCCGCGGTGACCTGTCCCGCGCCGAGGCGCTGATGGACGAGCTGATCGCCGCCTTCGACGGGCAGACCTGGCGCAGCGGCGAGCAGGCGCACGACCTGATCTCCGCGGCGCTGGCGGCCGGGCTGTCCCAGGACCGCCTGGACCGGCTGGCCGGCAACCTGCTCGACGCGAACGTGTGGGATGCCTTCCGGACCGTCACCGACGCGCAGCTGGCCGAGGCGCGCGGCCGGCACGCCGAGGCGCTCGACCTCTACCTGGCGGTCGCGGAGGCGCACATCCTGGGGCCGTCGACCCGCGGGACGGTGCGGGTCGGCGCGGCGCGTTGCCTGCTCGCCGCCGACCGCCGGGCCGAGGCGGCCGCGCAGGTCGAGTCGGCCGCTTCGCTGCTCGCCCGGTGGCGCGGCTGGCGGGTGGTGCAGCTCGACCAGGTCCGCGCCCAGCTGGGGATGGCCCCGGCCGACGCGGCGGCGGCGGTGACCGGCCCGGCCGCGCTGACCCCGCGGGAGCGGGAGGTGGCCGTGCTGATCAGCGACGGGCTGACCAACACCGAGCTGGCCCGGCGCCTCTACATCTCGCCGAAGACCGCCGCGGTGCACGTCTCCAACATCCTGCGCAAACTGGGCGTCTCGTCCCGGACCGAGGTCGGCGACCTGGTCGGCCGCCGATAA
- a CDS encoding SRPBCC family protein encodes MRRDRMWFGVGAAALLTAAAYSPPARHWYLSHGATTGEAAEPLPGDELIPAPQLQSTRAITIGVAPEAVWPWLVQMGSGRAGAYTYDWIENLFGLDMHSSDVILPQFQDLAAGDELPLGSGGPAMRVEICDPARTLALRSVDGAWLWSFHLRDRHPGTRLLSRNRIRVPDPTWARRLVDRAVMEPGSLIMERRMLLGIKQRAERRTAAPAHLGIPRPPAHPA; translated from the coding sequence ATGAGAAGAGATCGGATGTGGTTCGGTGTGGGCGCCGCGGCGCTGCTCACCGCGGCGGCCTACTCGCCGCCGGCCCGGCACTGGTACCTCAGTCACGGCGCGACCACCGGTGAGGCCGCCGAACCGCTGCCGGGCGACGAGCTGATACCCGCCCCGCAGCTGCAGTCCACCCGCGCGATCACGATCGGCGTCGCGCCCGAGGCGGTCTGGCCGTGGCTGGTGCAGATGGGCAGCGGCCGGGCCGGCGCCTACACCTACGACTGGATCGAGAACCTGTTCGGCCTGGACATGCACAGCAGCGACGTGATCCTGCCGCAGTTCCAGGACCTGGCGGCCGGCGACGAGCTGCCGCTGGGCTCCGGCGGCCCGGCCATGCGGGTGGAAATCTGCGACCCGGCCCGCACGCTGGCGCTGCGCTCGGTCGACGGCGCCTGGCTGTGGAGCTTCCACCTGCGCGATCGGCATCCGGGCACCCGGCTGCTGAGCCGCAACCGGATCCGCGTGCCGGACCCGACCTGGGCGCGCCGGCTGGTCGACCGCGCGGTCATGGAGCCGGGCTCCCTGATCATGGAGCGACGGATGCTGCTCGGCATCAAGCAGCGCGCGGAGCGCCGCACGGCCGCACCCGCTCACCTAGGTATACCTAGGCCGCCGGCGCACCCTGCCTAA
- a CDS encoding GGDEF domain-containing protein, protein MGPGTLRTTYARLRGFVQRDLTRSLRLFFLTSLLICCVSMTVQIAHMGLGLSVTLACAAAQLLLIGLRTAEFRRGRPLPVWVETIEFGAVFFVLSQVTEASPVISTLFMSLLFRAAIGSLPRLLLSQAGYLGAWVLAVALPFRVEPVPGAMISLPITTLMIYGTRTLMAKLQEQQRAQNALLQGVLTDLPFPVVVTDAAGHVVLANPAVMDLVGWPRTGTLQLGELALRDLEERPVDLRTVAARCGDTGNLAKTELRLLRADGSALQIVVQTVPMAQGFTEGGGVVLALLDVTAQRSYEEHLHRAAYFDLLTGLPTRRMLFERLTVAYESDLPYAMLLIDLNDFKVVNDTLGHKIGDELLAGVAERLQAAVDETATVARLGGDEFAVLLPQAAAAEAEVAARAVRAAFLEPLHLSCGVLPGKGTVGVAVAEPGDTPDHVLERADAAMYLAKPAGKRRIRSPHCPRNAPVAG, encoded by the coding sequence ATGGGCCCCGGAACGCTGCGCACGACATACGCCAGGCTGCGCGGATTCGTCCAGCGGGACCTGACCCGCTCGCTGCGGCTGTTCTTCCTGACGTCGCTGCTGATCTGCTGCGTCAGCATGACGGTGCAGATCGCGCACATGGGTCTCGGGCTCTCCGTGACGCTGGCCTGCGCGGCGGCGCAGCTGCTCCTGATCGGGCTGCGCACCGCGGAGTTCCGCCGGGGGCGCCCGCTGCCGGTCTGGGTGGAGACGATCGAGTTCGGCGCGGTGTTCTTCGTGCTGTCGCAGGTCACCGAGGCCTCGCCGGTGATCAGCACGCTGTTCATGTCGCTGCTGTTCCGGGCGGCCATCGGCTCGCTGCCCCGGCTGCTGCTGTCCCAGGCGGGCTATCTGGGCGCCTGGGTGCTGGCCGTCGCCCTGCCGTTCCGGGTGGAGCCGGTCCCCGGCGCGATGATCTCGCTGCCGATCACCACGCTGATGATCTACGGCACGCGCACGCTGATGGCGAAGCTGCAGGAGCAGCAGCGGGCGCAGAACGCCCTGTTGCAGGGGGTGTTGACCGACCTGCCGTTCCCGGTGGTCGTCACCGACGCCGCCGGGCACGTGGTGCTGGCCAACCCGGCCGTGATGGACCTGGTCGGCTGGCCGCGGACCGGCACGCTCCAGCTGGGTGAGCTGGCCCTGCGGGATCTGGAGGAGCGCCCGGTCGACCTGCGTACGGTCGCGGCGCGGTGCGGGGACACCGGCAACCTGGCGAAGACCGAGCTGCGGCTGTTGCGAGCGGACGGGTCGGCCCTGCAGATCGTGGTGCAGACCGTACCGATGGCCCAGGGTTTCACCGAAGGTGGCGGTGTGGTGCTGGCACTGCTGGACGTGACCGCGCAGCGGTCCTACGAGGAGCACCTGCACCGGGCGGCCTACTTCGACCTGCTCACCGGCCTGCCCACCCGGCGGATGCTGTTCGAGCGGCTCACCGTGGCGTACGAGAGCGACCTGCCCTACGCGATGCTGCTGATCGACCTCAACGACTTCAAGGTCGTCAACGACACTCTCGGGCACAAGATCGGTGACGAGTTGCTGGCCGGGGTCGCCGAGCGCCTCCAGGCCGCGGTCGACGAGACCGCCACGGTCGCCCGGCTGGGCGGCGACGAGTTCGCGGTGCTGCTGCCGCAGGCCGCGGCGGCCGAGGCCGAGGTCGCGGCGCGGGCGGTGCGCGCGGCGTTCCTCGAGCCACTGCACCTGAGCTGCGGGGTTCTGCCGGGCAAGGGCACCGTCGGCGTCGCGGTCGCCGAGCCGGGCGACACCCCGGACCACGTTCTGGAGCGGGCCGACGCCGCCATGTACCTGGCGAAACCGGCCGGCAAACGGCGGATCCGCTCGCCGCACTGCCCCCGGAACGCCCCGGTCGCGGGCTGA
- a CDS encoding glutathione peroxidase, whose protein sequence is MPQETIYDVQIADLHGKPLDLERFRGTATLVVNVASRCGLTPQYEVLEQLHKRYADRGFSVLGVPCNQFGGQEPGTADEIAEFCSATYGVTFPMTEKVEVNGAGRHPLYQALTPEADAEGYTGDIRWNFEKFLIGPDGEIRARFGPRTTPDAPEVVTAIEAALPS, encoded by the coding sequence GTGCCGCAAGAGACCATCTACGACGTCCAGATCGCCGACCTGCACGGCAAGCCGCTGGACCTGGAGCGGTTCCGTGGCACCGCCACGCTGGTGGTCAACGTCGCCTCCCGGTGCGGGCTGACCCCGCAGTACGAGGTGCTGGAGCAGCTGCACAAGCGGTACGCGGACCGCGGCTTCAGCGTGCTCGGCGTGCCGTGCAACCAGTTCGGCGGCCAGGAGCCGGGCACCGCCGACGAGATCGCCGAGTTCTGCAGCGCCACCTACGGCGTGACGTTCCCGATGACCGAGAAGGTGGAGGTGAACGGCGCCGGGCGGCACCCGCTCTACCAGGCGCTCACGCCGGAGGCCGACGCCGAGGGCTACACCGGCGACATCCGCTGGAACTTCGAGAAGTTCCTGATCGGACCGGACGGCGAGATCCGGGCCCGGTTCGGCCCGCGCACCACGCCGGACGCGCCCGAGGTGGTCACCGCGATCGAGGCCGCGCTGCCCTCCTGA
- a CDS encoding TetR/AcrR family transcriptional regulator has product MTTADSAPPIRRGRGRPGHDQAAVLRAAVTLFNRRGYDATSIGDLAKELGVTKSAIYHHFASKEDLLRLALADALDELTEVVSAAAGDSAPGSAYDRLREVVRRSVEVLVAHQPAVTLLLRVRGNTPVEVDAVKRRRWLDDQLAELVRAAVAEGALRDDIPPDLVSRLLFGMVNSLVEWYRPDGAYDAQAVAAALAATAFDGLLRR; this is encoded by the coding sequence GTGACGACAGCCGACTCCGCACCACCGATCCGCCGCGGGCGTGGCCGGCCCGGTCACGATCAGGCCGCGGTGCTGCGCGCGGCCGTCACCCTGTTCAACCGCCGGGGCTACGACGCGACCAGCATCGGTGACCTGGCCAAGGAGCTGGGCGTCACCAAGTCGGCGATCTACCACCATTTCGCCAGCAAGGAGGACCTGCTGCGGCTGGCGCTGGCCGACGCGCTCGACGAGCTGACCGAGGTGGTGTCGGCGGCGGCCGGCGACAGCGCGCCCGGCAGCGCCTACGACCGGCTGCGCGAGGTGGTCCGCCGCTCGGTCGAGGTCCTCGTCGCCCACCAGCCGGCGGTCACCCTGCTGCTGCGGGTGCGGGGCAACACCCCGGTCGAGGTCGACGCTGTGAAGCGCCGCCGCTGGCTCGACGACCAGCTGGCCGAGCTGGTGCGTGCCGCGGTCGCCGAGGGCGCGCTGCGCGACGACATCCCGCCGGACCTGGTCAGCCGGCTGCTGTTCGGCATGGTGAACTCGCTGGTCGAGTGGTACCGCCCGGACGGCGCCTACGACGCCCAGGCGGTCGCGGCCGCGCTGGCGGCTACCGCTTTCGACGGTCTGCTGCGTCGCTGA
- the paaI gene encoding hydroxyphenylacetyl-CoA thioesterase PaaI: MGVPVDQHEIAQRSAEVMLARDAAGKSLGITLQAVGPGTAEMAMVVRPDMTNGWDLCQGGLIAALADSAFAVACNSYGEVTVAAGFDISLLESARAGDRLLARAVERARRGRSGVYDVTVSRLGADGSPDEVIAEFRGRSRAQGRGIPGLSDAADRRKR; the protein is encoded by the coding sequence ATGGGAGTGCCAGTGGACCAGCACGAGATCGCCCAGCGCAGTGCCGAAGTGATGCTCGCCCGGGACGCCGCCGGCAAGTCGCTGGGCATCACCCTGCAGGCGGTCGGGCCGGGTACCGCCGAGATGGCGATGGTGGTGCGGCCGGACATGACCAACGGCTGGGACCTGTGCCAGGGCGGACTGATCGCCGCGCTAGCCGACAGCGCGTTCGCGGTGGCCTGCAACTCCTACGGCGAGGTGACCGTGGCGGCCGGCTTCGACATCAGCCTGCTGGAGTCGGCGCGGGCCGGGGACCGGCTGCTGGCCCGGGCCGTGGAGCGGGCGCGGCGCGGCCGGTCCGGGGTCTACGACGTGACCGTGTCCCGGCTGGGCGCGGACGGGTCGCCGGACGAGGTGATCGCCGAGTTCCGGGGGCGCAGCCGGGCGCAGGGCCGCGGCATCCCCGGGCTCAGCGACGCAGCAGACCGTCGAAAGCGGTAG
- the paaZ gene encoding phenylacetic acid degradation bifunctional protein PaaZ — protein sequence MSTLLESYAAGRWFRAADHGDPLLDAATGEEVARISSRGLDLGAMVRHARETGGPALRALTFHERAGLLKAVAKHLSAGRDEFAALSTRTGATARDTAVDVDGGIGTLFSFASKGVRELPNDTIVLDGALERLGKAGTFVGQHVYTSRPGVAVQINAFNFPVWGMLEKLGPALLAGLPTIVKPASQTAYLTELVVRRIIESGLLPEGALQLVSGSAGGLLDELDMQDSVAFTGSAHTAGILRRHPNVIDGGVRLGVEADSLNCSILGPDVRADDPEFDLFIKGVVAEMTVKAGQKCTAIRRVIVPSAIAGQVVDALADRLAKVTTGDPRNPDVRMGALASLGQRDEVRKAIESLRAGSEVVVGDPDGGPLLDGDAERGAFLTPLVLRATPGAVEPHNVEPFGPVSTVITYDGPDEAVALAAKGKGSLVASVVTHDPDVARRVVLGLAPFHGRVLLLDRDDAKESTGHGSPLPMLVHGGPGRAGGGEELGGVRAVLHHMQRTAIQASPDLMTAVTGQWTTGAAQREGDVHPFRKSLAELRIGDTIRSARRTVTLDDIDHFAEFTGDTFYAHTDPEAAARNPLFGGIVAHGYLVVSLAAGLFVEPSPGPVLANYGVDNLRFLTPVKAGDTIAVTLTAKQIKPRNSADYGEVRWDAVVTNQDGAPVATYDVLTLVAKTWPADE from the coding sequence GTGAGCACGCTGCTGGAGAGTTACGCCGCCGGTCGGTGGTTCCGCGCCGCTGACCACGGAGACCCGCTGCTGGACGCGGCCACCGGCGAGGAGGTCGCGCGGATCTCGAGCCGCGGCCTGGATCTCGGCGCGATGGTCCGGCACGCCCGGGAGACCGGCGGCCCGGCGCTGCGCGCGCTGACCTTCCACGAGCGGGCCGGGCTGCTCAAGGCGGTTGCCAAGCACCTGAGCGCGGGCCGTGACGAGTTCGCCGCACTGTCCACCCGGACCGGCGCGACCGCCCGGGACACCGCGGTGGACGTGGACGGCGGCATCGGCACCCTGTTCAGCTTCGCCAGCAAGGGCGTACGCGAGCTGCCCAACGACACGATCGTGCTGGACGGGGCGCTGGAGCGGCTCGGCAAGGCCGGCACCTTCGTCGGGCAGCACGTCTACACGTCCCGGCCGGGTGTCGCCGTGCAAATCAACGCGTTCAACTTCCCGGTCTGGGGGATGCTGGAGAAGCTCGGTCCGGCCCTGCTCGCCGGGTTGCCGACGATCGTCAAGCCGGCCAGCCAGACCGCCTACCTGACCGAGCTGGTGGTGCGCCGGATCATCGAGTCCGGCCTGCTGCCCGAGGGTGCCCTGCAGCTGGTCTCGGGCAGCGCCGGCGGCCTGCTCGACGAGCTGGACATGCAGGACTCGGTGGCGTTCACCGGTTCCGCGCACACCGCCGGCATCCTGCGCCGGCACCCGAACGTGATCGACGGCGGCGTCCGGCTCGGCGTCGAGGCCGACTCGCTGAACTGCTCCATCCTCGGCCCGGACGTGCGCGCCGACGACCCCGAGTTCGACCTGTTCATCAAGGGCGTGGTCGCCGAGATGACGGTCAAGGCCGGGCAGAAGTGCACCGCGATCCGCCGGGTCATCGTCCCCTCGGCGATCGCCGGGCAGGTCGTCGACGCCCTGGCCGACCGGCTCGCCAAGGTCACCACCGGTGATCCGCGCAACCCGGACGTCCGGATGGGCGCGCTGGCCAGCCTCGGCCAGCGCGACGAGGTGCGCAAGGCGATCGAGTCGCTGCGGGCCGGCTCGGAGGTCGTGGTCGGCGACCCGGACGGCGGCCCGCTGCTCGACGGCGACGCCGAGCGCGGCGCGTTCCTGACCCCCCTGGTGCTGCGGGCCACGCCGGGCGCGGTCGAGCCGCACAACGTCGAGCCGTTCGGCCCGGTCAGCACGGTGATCACCTACGACGGCCCGGACGAGGCGGTGGCGCTGGCCGCCAAGGGCAAGGGCAGCCTGGTCGCCTCGGTGGTCACCCACGACCCGGACGTCGCGCGGCGGGTGGTGCTCGGGCTGGCCCCGTTCCACGGCCGGGTGCTGCTGCTCGACCGCGACGACGCCAAGGAGTCCACCGGCCACGGCTCCCCGCTGCCGATGCTGGTGCACGGCGGCCCGGGGCGGGCCGGCGGCGGGGAGGAGCTCGGCGGTGTCCGCGCGGTCCTGCACCACATGCAGCGCACCGCGATCCAGGCGTCGCCGGACCTGATGACCGCGGTCACCGGCCAGTGGACCACCGGCGCGGCCCAGCGCGAGGGGGACGTGCACCCGTTCCGCAAGAGCCTCGCCGAGCTGCGGATCGGCGACACCATCCGCTCCGCGCGGCGCACCGTCACGCTCGACGACATCGACCACTTCGCCGAGTTCACCGGCGACACCTTCTACGCGCACACCGATCCGGAAGCGGCCGCCCGCAACCCGCTGTTCGGCGGCATCGTCGCGCACGGCTACCTGGTCGTCTCGCTGGCCGCCGGCCTGTTCGTCGAGCCGTCGCCGGGTCCGGTGCTGGCCAACTACGGCGTCGACAACCTGCGCTTCCTCACCCCGGTCAAGGCCGGCGACACGATCGCGGTGACACTGACCGCCAAGCAG